One Acidobacteriota bacterium genomic window, GGATCGGCAGTTGCGGCGGCATCGAAGATCAAAACCAAAGGTAAAAAAGTTCTGGTGATTTCCGGAGGTGATAATCCAGTTGCCAAAGCCTCTTCCAAAAAGATTTTTGACACCATTGGATTAGAACATGCCCAAATCTCCACCCCAGCCGTGACCAAATTCTCCTCGTTTACCAAAGAAACCGGTGACGAATACATGGGCAATGTCGGCGACTTTTTCCGCAATGTGGTATTCCAGCCACCGGCCCCGCCGCCTGCGGCAGATGGAACCCAACCGGCTCCAGGGACACCGCCAGCACCTCCAGCCAAGAAATAAAACATCAGCCTGATTGTTCGTTCAGAGTAACGCCTTCAGGCGTGAGGTTTGCCGAGCGGGACGAAAGATGAAACCCTTTCGCCTCAAGACGATACTCTGAACCTTTCCTGAAGAGCTATATCTGCCCAGTCAGATGGCTCTTTTTAAGAATTTCGTGAACTTATGCTTAAAGTCGGTGTCATTGGCGTTGGTTTTTTAGGCAAACACCACGCCCGAATTTATGCCTCACTCCCCGACGTCACTCTGGTTGGGGTCTGTGATACGCGCGAACAAGCCGGAAAAGAAATCGCCGCCCACTACCAGACGTCCTTTTTTCAGGATTATCACGAACTCATTGACCAGGTTGATGCGGTCAGCATTGCGGTCCCGACGGTTGATCACTGCCGAATGACCTGTGAGTTGCTTCGAGCTGGAAAATCAGTCCTGGTTGAAAAACCAATTGCCGTGACCCTGGCCGAAGCTGATGAAATGATCTCCACCGCCCGGCAAAACGGCTGTGTGCTCCAGGTTGGTCATCTGGAACGGTTTAACCCGGCAGTTCAGGCCGCCCGAAAAATTATTAAGAATCCTCGATTTTTTGAAATCCACCGCATGAGTGTTTTTACCATGCGCAGTCTGGATATTGATGTGGTCACCGACCTGATGATTCATGACCTGGATATCCTGACCTCGTTTGTCAACTCACCGCTCAGGTCAGTGCATGCGGTTGGCATTCCAATCCTCTCGGCCAAAATTGATATTGCCAATGCCCGGCTGGAATTTGCCAATGGCTGTGTTGCCAACCTGACGGCCAGCCGAATTTCCTCTGAAAAAGTCAGGAAAATCAGGTTTTTCCAACCTCACGACTATGTGTCAATTGACTACACCGAACAGCGAGTCGGGGTCTGGAGCCTGAGACCTCCGAATCCCGCGACACCTCATCCGCAAATTACCGAACAGTTTCTGGACGTCGTGAAAGATGAACCGTTGCGCGCCCAACTGGCTGAATTTGTGCGGTGTGTCCAAACCAAAGATACACCTGAAGTGGATGGCTACACCGGGCGCCGCGCCCTGGAACTTGGCCTCAAAGTGGTCGAAGAAATCCAGGCCCATGCGGCCCGGACAGGTCTCAACCCCTGAGATAGGGTTCCGGGTCCTTTAAGGGATGAGGGATGAGGGATGAGGGATGAAAAAAATCACCCTGTCACCCTGTCATCTGGTCAGGGTTCCGGGTTTTCGAATTTATGGGAGTTGGATGGAAATATCATACCACCAGGGTTCGGGGTTCGGGGTTCAGGGCCAAATAGTCCACGTTGAATGGTACCCGCCAGTTCCCAGTCTTCAT contains:
- a CDS encoding Gfo/Idh/MocA family oxidoreductase; protein product: MLKVGVIGVGFLGKHHARIYASLPDVTLVGVCDTREQAGKEIAAHYQTSFFQDYHELIDQVDAVSIAVPTVDHCRMTCELLRAGKSVLVEKPIAVTLAEADEMISTARQNGCVLQVGHLERFNPAVQAARKIIKNPRFFEIHRMSVFTMRSLDIDVVTDLMIHDLDILTSFVNSPLRSVHAVGIPILSAKIDIANARLEFANGCVANLTASRISSEKVRKIRFFQPHDYVSIDYTEQRVGVWSLRPPNPATPHPQITEQFLDVVKDEPLRAQLAEFVRCVQTKDTPEVDGYTGRRALELGLKVVEEIQAHAARTGLNP